Genomic segment of Esox lucius isolate fEsoLuc1 chromosome 15, fEsoLuc1.pri, whole genome shotgun sequence:
gacatggcacctgtcagggTGTTTAGTACCCCCTCTGGTGGTGGGAAGATGAAGTGACATAAAATGTGTAACTTCAAAACAAATACTGAGAAATAAGCTTTACTACTGTGGATTTTCCTGCTGTtacaatgttttcacatttactTTATCATTACTTACACAAGTAAAGTTAGACTTTATGGTATATCTACTATTataaatggttgtgtgtttagtgtggtattactattattataaatGGTTATGTGTTTAGTGtggtattaatattattataaatggtTATGCGTTTAGTGtggtattaatattattatacatGGTTATGTGTTTAGTGTGgtactactattattataaaTCGTTATGTGTTTAGTCTggtattactattattataaatGGTTATGTGTTTAGTCTggtattactattattataaatGGTTATGCGTTTACTGTcgtattactattattataaatGGTTATGCGTTTAGTGTcgtattactattattataaatGGTTATGCGTTTACTGttgtattactattattataaatGGTTATGTGTTTAGTGTcgtattactattattataaatGGTTATGCTTTTAGTGTggtattactattattataaatGCTTATGTGTTTAGTCTggtattactattattataaatGGTTATGCGTTTACTGTcgtattactattattataaatGGTTATGCGTTTAGTGTcgtattactattattataaatGGTTATGCGTTTAGTGTggtattactattattattaatggttATGCGTTTAGTGTcgtattactattattataaatGGTTATGCGTTTAGTGTcgtattactattattataaatGGTTATGCATTTACTGttgtattactattattataaatGGTTATGTGTTTAGTGTCGTATTACCATTATTATAAATGGTTATGCTTTTAGTGTggtattactattattataaatGGTTATGTGTTTAGTCTggtattactattattataaatGGTTATGCGTTTAGTGTcgtattactattattataaatGGTTATGCGTTTAGTGTcgtattactattattataaatGGTTATGCGTTTAGTGTggtattactattattataaatGGTTATGCGTTTAGTGTcgtattactattattataaatGGTTATGTGTTTAGTGTTCACGTTGTACCCATTTCTGTAGCTGATGGACTCTGGACCTCTGGATCAATCAGGAATGCTGGCATGTGTCTGGTCAGATCAGTCAGCAGACACTGGATCAAACACCTTGACAAAGCAGGGTTTTAGActcaaaaaatatgaaatcatgtgaaactcCAAATATTACATGCAAATTGGATTGTGTTTACAGCACTAGGAGCACTCTGTGACATCATTCAATGAACTGGTGAAAAAGTAACATGGTTTAACCCATCGTAAAGTATGAAACCTTTATTCATCCAGATTGTATTTGCCTTGTATTTTTTTACACACCTGAGCAAAATGTATTTGCGAAGATATGGAGGGTTTTGTAATATCTTACTTGAAAGCTTTTTCCACCAGAATTtccaggttctcctgagcctgaAGTGTGATGGGGCTCAGATCTCTGTCCTGCTTTAAGAAGTTCAAGAGTTCTGAGGCATTGGCCATCCAGAAGGCTACAGCACCAGCTAAGGAGTTCTGTTTCTGGCAGGACCAGGATAAAATACAGTAAGTACCTCTTATAAACCTTATTATGACACTTTATAAAGGTTCACAAGTGTTTTTATGAAATTACAAAGCATCATACCTTCAGGTTAGTGTTACCAAAACCATAATGAACCCACAAGCAGGTTAAAGCCCACTCTTTCCAGTTTACCTATATAATTCACATAGTGTTTTGTGTGATGGTGATGCCTGGCCTCACTTACCAGAATGACCACTTCTGTCATGACCACCATTTTGTTGACAGCAGcggtgattctgtgtgtgtgctctaaGGGGAGATGACTATGCGCTGTGTCCTGATTGTGACTGTGGTGGCGGTGGAGCACATAGCGCCCGGCCATGTATAGCACATAGGCAGGGGTCAGCTTGAAGTGGACAGTGGAACTGTTGGTGTAGTTCATGACTGCAGAGAGGAAAGCGTCCTCTGCTGTAATGACAGGCGAATACCAGTAGGTGACAGCAGATTAACATAGGATGATGAAAAGACTGCTAACAAACATACTGGGTTATTGCTATGCTATATTACAGTGTACTATGTaaatagtaaaaaaacaaaaacataataacTTACAATTTTCCCTGAATTTAATACCAACCGGAAGTGCCAGCTGTTCTGTTTTTGCCTGAGCTCTGTTGTGACATGAAGTAATAATTTTAGTTGTCCAGCTTATGTTCACATGTACAAAAGTCTCACAAAACAGtcaccacaaacaaacaatgtcACAGTAGTGGCCTAGACCAACTTAGGCCACAGAACATTAGgtcatttcaaataattgtttttaccTTCCATTCCATGTTCCGTAATCCTGTTGGCTCTGCTTACAGACTATAGGCTTTATAATGCCTCCCTTCCTGGAACTTTCCGGGCATTCTGTTGTCTCAAGGTGAGAAACAGTATCCTTGTTGGTCGATGGTTTCTCCAGAACCACAGAAGCTGATATCTGCCTGCAGTGAAGAGTAGAAGTATTAGGTACCTGCATTCAGCTACATTGAATAATATCATTTTTTGTGGTGGATTCTGTTGCTCTGCTTTTAGTTTAGCTACTGAATGTACTGGATTTATAGGAAAACCTACCCATTCTCTTTCTTCATTGTCGGCTCAACCACAGTGGCCAGGTGGTTAAAAACATCTACAatcttcttctccttcttcttctcTTTCCTGGAAAGAGTCCTTTTGAAGTTCTGTATTATGCCTCCCTTCTCCTTTTTTTCTGGGCTGTTGTTCTGTATCCATGAGGGTCACATAACCACAGAGGGACATGACACCAttctaaatcaaatcaaaaccCTTTGCTGGCTAAAATGCTTGCCTCACATTGACAATCAACCTGTGACGGGCATGAAAGTAAATTTGCTAAATAACAAATGTAATACGAAGTCAGTCACCTGTGTAATATTGTCCTTCATTTTCTTGAGTACGAAGCGACCCTCTCTGTTGTGGGTTTTCCAGTTCAGCTGCACAACCAAGGGCCTGTCACTCAAGTCCAGCTGACGTTCTGACGTGGTTACCAAGGGGGTAGTGGGATCGTCAGATGGTCAGTGTTATTTGTATTACTAAATAACACACTATCTTATTCACAGCTGGAGAATTGTTGGTGGCGTTGTGGTGTCAAGTGGAGGGAATGTCTTCAAGACAGGAGCTTTTATTACTCTCCTCAAAACCTATTCCCTAAATGAGGAGTGATCCCTTTACAggcttttttaatgtaattttatgaCTGGGCAACCAGGACATTCGGAGCGATGGGTGACGCTGGAAGAATCCTATATCAATGACTATATCAACATCCCAAATCAAGGGTGGGGGTTGTCAAGGCTACACAAGGCTTAAGGTCAAATCAACCCCTAACTTGGGGTCAAATTGAAGCCCTaaagcaacaaaaaacatgtgCTTGATTTGGCCTTTCATCACTCCCAGTGAGAACAGCATGTAGTGATTTTAGTGCTGAATAAGAGTAGAAAGTCTGTTACTTTATGCAGCTACCCCCAACATTCTGAATTTCTACCCTGTAACATCCAGAGAATATCATAATCAATGGTCAGGAAAGGGTTGTGTTTATTAGGCATCAAATGAAACAAAGCACAGGCAGGGAGGAACAACTTAGGCCCGCCCCACTTGGAAAGGCTCATTTTAGTTTTCCCTGccaaaatacagtatttctCCATGTTGTGCCATGCTGAGCACAGCCCAGGTGTGTTCTCGGAGGCGGTGAGTGTGACTTACCATGGTTGGGGTGGATCTCATACAGGTAATAAGGAGTGTTCAGCATTTTCATGTCAGGTCTGAATTTCTCAGACAGCGTCTCAACAACCTCGGCAGTGGTGGTGCCGCTGCTAATCCGCAGACACTTGGTGGCAACGTTACCCCCTGCACCGTCCTCCAGGTAGAACCGCATCACTCCGTGGAACAGTAAGTTCTGAACAGGCAATAGGTGATGGATGATACCTAATCTTTGACATGTATTGTAGAGTCAGTGGTACCTACAGCATTACATTCTTATACGCTTATATATTATAAGCTCGTGAGATTTGTCATGTTTGATTATATGTCATTCAATTAGATTACTGACAGCATATCCGAATTGGTTCACAGCAACTGATGTGCATATCACAATGTCAACTAAGGTGCACGTGTAGAAACAGGGAGATTCTGCACAGTACATTCTACAGATCGCATTTCTCAGGACCACTCACCTTGCACGGCGGACTGATCTCAAACAGGTCCAGTCGGTTGTTGTTCCAATTTTGGATCATGTCAGCTAACCTCTGCCACTCTTCATTACCCTCCATGACCagtcaacaaaataaatacaaaaaatctGTCTTGTGTGTACAAAATAATCCTTTTCGGCGACAACCTTCAATCAGTGCACTACTGGGCATCACTTGTAACAATGACAGGAGAGCAAATCCAAAGTAATCTCTTGTATCTCATGTGATCTCCTCACTGTAGCTCCTATGTAGACTGCTGTGCTTTGAATACCCATGCATAATAAAGCTACTTTCTTCTGCGACCCCAGGGTTCCCACACATTAGTGACAGGCTGTGACACCCTTTGTAATGTATGAGAGAGACACCAATAGACTGGCCTCTTAACTGAATTTACATATCTGCAACCCAGATAATAAGACATATTTAATTTCCTGTGAACAGCATTATACAACATAACCAATAGCAGCATCATCACCAAGTCCATAGGCTCATAATTACTGTTTTTAATGGACATGTTGATGGTTCCCTGGTGAAGTAGTTTTGGTCATCTGTTTTACGGTCTGGGCCTGCAGGGCGTAGGATACCAGAGATTTCTGGAACGCTCAGAGAAAAGCCTCAAAGTTTGTGCATagtattttttaattaaataatgataTTCAGTCAAAGTTAAAGAGACAATGAAATTCTGATTCAGTGTTCAGGGTGCTGGCGTCTGGTGGAATTCCCAGAGTTAAATCATTAACATTAATCATAAAGACAGTCCCATGATTAATTAGTAACTCTGCCCCAGCTTGCTACATAACTTACTCTGTGAGCGCATTCCACTCTCCTTTGGTGTCAGGGAAGTTATCACGCTTGGGTGGATCCTGCTTCTCATGCATATTTGTGTTTTCCCCCCGAATGTGTGCTACAGGTCATCAATCGAGTCCATTCAGGCAGATTATTAATTTAGGGCAGCTTTTGTAAATACTCTTGACGCATCCAGAATAAATTAAAAATTGAACAAAGAAATAGGTATTAAAGTAACAACCAATTAAATCATCTTTTAAGAACAAAAAATACTATTGTATTCCGTccattcatttaattaaaataattgttttacagaacaaaatgacattcaatattACGTTCATTTTAATTCTAAGAAGATGTACATTCAATTTTGTATGTCATGCTAT
This window contains:
- the LOC105015458 gene encoding afadin isoform X2, which produces MEGNEEWQRLADMIQNWNNNRLDLFEISPPCKNLLFHGVMRFYLEDGAGGNVATKCLRISSGTTTAEVVETLSEKFRPDMKMLNTPYYLYEIHPNHERQLDLSDRPLVVQLNWKTHNREGRFVLKKMKDNITQNNSPEKKEKGGIIQNFKRTLSRKEKKKEKKIVDVFNHLATVVEPTMKKENGQISASVVLEKPSTNKDTVSHLETTECPESSRKGGIIKPIVCKQSQQDYGTWNGRAQAKTEQLALPVGIKFRENSEDAFLSAVMNYTNSSTVHFKLTPAYVLYMAGRYVLHRHHSHNQDTAHSHLPLEHTHRITAAVNKMVVMTEVVILDRDLSPITLQAQENLEILVEKAFKCLIQCLLTDLTRHMPAFLIDPEVQSPSATEMEGVLNTLTGAMSLLRRCRVNAAFTIQLFSQLFHSISAWLLNRLLSTSPLGEACSLGLRSHYWGATLRQRLSLVEDWAEKQGLELAADCHLSRIVQATMLLTMNKYSMEDVQNIQNTCFKLNSLQLRVLMTSYLYATNEPRIHPGLIDRVVTAAESSADEVVRSEGRDIQLEEGPDLRLPFLLPEEGYSCDTVRGIPQGFRDFLEPICRKGLCTLISHPHAGGSWNIFFNRANSSFIQDTNSPQHTEPEVRKIILRKPLNSGMGISIVAAKGAGQENLGIYIKSIVKGGPAEIG
- the LOC105015458 gene encoding afadin isoform X3, with the translated sequence MRSTPTMLDLSDRPLVVQLNWKTHNREGRFVLKKMKDNITQNNSPEKKEKGGIIQNFKRTLSRKEKKKEKKIVDVFNHLATVVEPTMKKENGQISASVVLEKPSTNKDTVSHLETTECPESSRKGGIIKPIVCKQSQQDYGTWNGRAQAKTEQLALPVGIKFRENSEDAFLSAVMNYTNSSTVHFKLTPAYVLYMAGRYVLHRHHSHNQDTAHSHLPLEHTHRITAAVNKMVVMTEVVILKQNSLAGAVAFWMANASELLNFLKQDRDLSPITLQAQENLEILVEKAFKCLIQCLLTDLTRHMPAFLIDPEVQSPSATEMEGVLNTLTGAMSLLRRCRVNAAFTIQLFSQLFHSISAWLLNRLLSTSPLGEACSLGLRSHYWGATLRQRLSLVEDWAEKQGLELAADCHLSRIVQATMLLTMNKYSMEDVQNIQNTCFKLNSLQLRVLMTSYLYATNEPRIHPGLIDRVVTAAESSADEVVRSEGRDIQLEEGPDLRLPFLLPEEGYSCDTVRGIPQGFRDFLEPICRKGLCTLISHPHAGGSWNIFFNRANSSFIQDTNSPQHTEPEVRKIILRKPLNSGMGISIVAAKGAGQENLGIYIKSIVKGGPAEIG
- the LOC105015458 gene encoding afadin isoform X1, translating into MEGNEEWQRLADMIQNWNNNRLDLFEISPPCKNLLFHGVMRFYLEDGAGGNVATKCLRISSGTTTAEVVETLSEKFRPDMKMLNTPYYLYEIHPNHERQLDLSDRPLVVQLNWKTHNREGRFVLKKMKDNITQNNSPEKKEKGGIIQNFKRTLSRKEKKKEKKIVDVFNHLATVVEPTMKKENGQISASVVLEKPSTNKDTVSHLETTECPESSRKGGIIKPIVCKQSQQDYGTWNGRAQAKTEQLALPVGIKFRENSEDAFLSAVMNYTNSSTVHFKLTPAYVLYMAGRYVLHRHHSHNQDTAHSHLPLEHTHRITAAVNKMVVMTEVVILKQNSLAGAVAFWMANASELLNFLKQDRDLSPITLQAQENLEILVEKAFKCLIQCLLTDLTRHMPAFLIDPEVQSPSATEMEGVLNTLTGAMSLLRRCRVNAAFTIQLFSQLFHSISAWLLNRLLSTSPLGEACSLGLRSHYWGATLRQRLSLVEDWAEKQGLELAADCHLSRIVQATMLLTMNKYSMEDVQNIQNTCFKLNSLQLRVLMTSYLYATNEPRIHPGLIDRVVTAAESSADEVVRSEGRDIQLEEGPDLRLPFLLPEEGYSCDTVRGIPQGFRDFLEPICRKGLCTLISHPHAGGSWNIFFNRANSSFIQDTNSPQHTEPEVRKIILRKPLNSGMGISIVAAKGAGQENLGIYIKSIVKGGPAEIG